A part of Ammospiza nelsoni isolate bAmmNel1 chromosome 9, bAmmNel1.pri, whole genome shotgun sequence genomic DNA contains:
- the BCL10 gene encoding B-cell lymphoma/leukemia 10, which produces MEGPGSWSSSGGAGRPLTEDEMAEVKKDALERMRPYLCDKIIAERHFDYLRSKKILTREDTEEISARSSSRKKAGKLLDYLAENPKGLDTLIESIRRERTQNFLLQKITDVVLKVKNEKLEALKGLSCSTCMTSLYGGTNNLSRSFSDESNFLDKTKDKESTQIHHPEEDYSTAAFVSAVSLHSMNLPIAEMGSSQCSVFSATLPGPGDPGAPPLPPELQAEQQEPCTSSSDNCFLPLRSRSVQPQ; this is translated from the exons ATGGAGGGCCCGGGGTCGTGGTCGAGCtcgggcggcgcggggcggccgCTGACGGAGGACGAGatggcggaggtgaagaaggat gcTTTGGAAAGGATGCGTCCTTACCTGTGTGATAAGATCATAGCTGAGAGACACTTTGATTACCTGCGCTCCAAGAAAATACTCAccagggaggacacagaggaAATTTCTGCTCGAtcttccagcaggaaaaaagctGGGAAGTTGTTGGACTACTTAGCAGAAAATCCAAAGGGACTAGATACTCTGATTGAATCTATCAGGCGAGAAAGAACACAGAACTTCCTGTTACAAAAGATAACTGATGTAGTGCTGAAAGTCAAAAATGAAAAGCTTGAAGCTCTTAAAG GTTTAAGCTGCAGCACCTGTATGACCTCACTGTATGGAGGAACAAATAATCTTTCTAGATCATTTTCTGATGAATCAAATTTCCTGGAtaaaacaaaagacaaagaATCTACCCAGATACATCACCCAGAAGAAGATTATAGCACCGCCGCATTTGTGTCTGCTGTGTCTCTTCATTCAATGAATTTGCCAATTGCAGAGATGGGAAGTTCACAGTGCAGTGTTTTCTCAGCCACCCTCCCGGGGCCTGGGGACCCTGGTGCACCCCcgctgcccccagagctgcaggcagagcagcaggagccatgcACCAGTTCAAGTGACAATTGCTTTTTGCCTTTAAGGTCACGTTCTGTTCAGCCACAGTGA
- the C9H1orf52 gene encoding UPF0690 protein C1orf52 homolog, whose amino-acid sequence MAAEGEDPLGYFAAYGSSSSDSEPEEPQPDERPAGAAAASGGTPGRPRLPPPDELFRRVSQPPAFLYNPLNKEIDWESRVLRAPEEPPREFKVWRSNAVPPPETYSPPEKPPPPAPTLDMAIKWSNIYEDNGDDAPRQAGKAKFLPDEEQEPLESDGEKDEEPASAKKRKVESGEQAKKKKKKV is encoded by the exons ATGGCGGCGGAGGGGGAGGACCCGCTGGGCTATTTCGCGGCCTACGGCAGCTCCAGCTCCGACTCGGAGCCCGAAGAGCCGCAGCCCGACGAGCGCCCGGCGGGAGCCGCCGCGGCCTCGGGGGGCAccccggggcggccgcggctGCCGCCGCCCGACGAGCTCTTCCGTCGCGTGTCGCAGCCGCCCGCCTTCCTCTACAACCCGCTCAACAAGGAGATCGACTGGGAGAGCCGCGTGCTGCGGGCGCCCGAGGAG CCCCCCAGGGAGTTCAAGGTGTGGAGGAGCAACGCCGTGCCCCCGCCTGAGACCTACAGCCCGCCCGAgaagccgccgccgccggcccccACCCTCGACATGGCCATCAAGTGGTCCAACATCTACGAGGACAATGGCGACGACGCGCCCCGCCAGGCCGGCAAAGCCAAGTTCCTGCCGGACGAGGAGCAGGAGCCCCTGGAGTCGG atGGTGAAAAAGACGAGGAACCAGCTTCTGCTAAGAAACGTAAAGTAGAGTCTGGAGAACAggcaaagaagaagaagaagaaggtaTAA